A region from the Rubrivirga sp. SAORIC476 genome encodes:
- the mutL gene encoding DNA mismatch repair endonuclease MutL — protein MRTPDASTDGLIQALPDTLASKIAAGEVVQRPANALKELIENALDAGGSSVEVVLKKAGSELIQVTDDGCGMGPGDAVASFGRHATSKLRRFEDLEHLRTLGFRGEALASIASVAQVELTTRRQGDEEAVRVRVNGGDLEDVAPAAAPNGTCIAVRNLFFNVPARRAFLKSPATEFKHLVEAFQALALSHPTVGFTLVHDDTEVWRLPATDGPDALAVRLDALAGGGLEGKLVPVEEATSYLSMHGLVASPERSRRSRGEQYLFVNGRFVKSRALDHAVVSAFGALLPERQHALYALFLDVDPRHVDVNVHPTKTEVKFDDDRGVYSFVKAVVKRCLAESGLGLSFDPLARPVGPSDPPPSPSFEPPPASSDLEGPIPSAATVPARGDGSSRPAMPASVPTFRLEAGSGLGAMPPLPDRGDLEPVPPTIPDPTVGPIPARLGPAFDVGDDLELDASDADRTFWQLHGRYLLSPVRSGLLVVDQRAAHERILYERALATMASGMSISQQLLFPFTVDLSPTDRALLSEILGDLQALGFQMEAPDGQPVLVRGVPADVTLGDERAVLDDLLAQFRRNHGLRLSARENLARSMAARSAIRPGHPLGPAEAKLLVDQLFGCDDPFSDPAGRPTMTRWSTDEIDRRFRPR, from the coding sequence ATGCGCACGCCCGACGCCTCGACCGACGGGCTCATCCAGGCCCTCCCCGACACGCTCGCGAGCAAGATCGCGGCGGGCGAGGTCGTGCAACGCCCGGCCAACGCCCTCAAGGAGCTGATCGAGAACGCTCTCGACGCCGGGGGCTCGTCCGTCGAGGTGGTCCTCAAGAAGGCCGGCAGTGAGCTGATCCAGGTCACCGACGATGGCTGCGGCATGGGCCCGGGCGACGCGGTCGCCAGCTTCGGGCGCCATGCGACCAGCAAGCTGCGGCGCTTCGAGGATCTGGAGCACCTCCGCACGCTCGGCTTCCGCGGCGAGGCTCTGGCGTCCATCGCCTCGGTCGCGCAGGTGGAGCTGACCACGCGGCGGCAGGGAGACGAGGAAGCCGTCCGCGTGCGCGTGAACGGTGGCGATCTGGAGGACGTGGCCCCTGCGGCGGCGCCGAACGGCACCTGCATCGCGGTCCGCAACCTGTTCTTCAACGTCCCGGCGCGGCGGGCGTTCCTCAAGAGCCCCGCCACCGAGTTCAAGCACCTCGTCGAGGCCTTCCAGGCGCTGGCGCTGTCGCACCCGACGGTGGGCTTCACGCTGGTCCACGACGACACCGAGGTGTGGCGCCTGCCCGCCACCGACGGCCCCGACGCGCTTGCGGTCCGCCTCGACGCGCTGGCGGGTGGGGGGCTGGAAGGGAAGCTGGTCCCGGTGGAGGAGGCGACGAGCTACCTCTCCATGCACGGGCTCGTGGCATCGCCCGAGCGGTCGCGACGCAGCCGGGGGGAGCAGTACCTGTTCGTCAACGGTCGCTTCGTCAAGAGCCGCGCGCTCGACCACGCCGTGGTGTCCGCCTTCGGGGCGCTCCTTCCCGAGCGGCAGCATGCCCTCTACGCGCTCTTCCTCGACGTCGACCCTCGGCACGTGGACGTGAACGTCCACCCGACCAAAACGGAGGTCAAGTTCGACGATGACCGGGGGGTGTACAGCTTCGTCAAGGCCGTCGTGAAGCGGTGTCTCGCCGAGAGCGGGCTGGGGCTGTCGTTCGACCCGCTGGCGCGTCCGGTGGGCCCGTCCGACCCGCCTCCGTCTCCTTCGTTCGAGCCTCCACCGGCCTCGTCGGACCTGGAGGGCCCCATCCCGTCGGCGGCGACGGTGCCCGCCCGGGGCGACGGCTCGTCGCGCCCCGCGATGCCAGCGTCCGTCCCCACGTTCCGCCTCGAAGCCGGCTCCGGGCTCGGGGCGATGCCGCCGCTTCCCGACCGTGGCGACCTGGAGCCTGTCCCACCCACGATCCCCGACCCGACGGTCGGGCCGATCCCCGCCCGCCTCGGCCCCGCGTTCGACGTGGGCGACGACCTGGAACTGGACGCCAGCGATGCCGACCGCACCTTCTGGCAACTCCACGGGCGGTACCTGCTCTCGCCGGTGCGCTCCGGCCTGCTGGTCGTCGACCAGCGCGCGGCGCACGAGCGGATCCTCTACGAGCGTGCCCTGGCCACGATGGCGAGCGGCATGTCGATCAGCCAGCAGCTGCTCTTCCCGTTCACCGTCGACCTGTCGCCGACCGACCGGGCGCTGCTGAGCGAGATCCTCGGCGACCTCCAGGCGCTCGGCTTTCAGATGGAGGCCCCCGACGGGCAGCCCGTCCTCGTCCGCGGCGTCCCGGCCGACGTGACGCTGGGTGACGAACGGGCCGTGCTGGACGACCTGCTCGCCCAGTTCCGTCGCAACCACGGGCTCCGGCTGTCGGCCCGGGAGAACCTCGCCCGGAGCATGGCCGCGCGCAGCGCCATCCGGCCCGGCCACCCGCTCGGGCCCGCCGAGGCGAAGCTGCTCGTCGACCAGTTGTTTGGCTGCGACGACCCCTTCAGCGACCCGGCCGGACGCCCAACGATGACCCGCTGGTCGACGGACGAGATCGACCGCCGCTTTCGGCCGCGGTGA